Proteins from a single region of Nomia melanderi isolate GNS246 chromosome 11, iyNomMela1, whole genome shotgun sequence:
- the DNaseII gene encoding deoxyribonuclease II, with protein MLSTTSRVLRHTIAWLLVCNAVNGNVQNRLQCKDENNAPVDWYVLYKLPKTSTSSNPLIRDGYAYLYATNATIGTGWHLSTRSIAANNSIPGITLAPLYDQKNEDKSMWTLYNDSPPDTPAVFKYGHTKGVVMVNSEQGFWLIHSVPNFPAVPEGGEVTRPSKRVNVTIQGKYNYPESGTFYGQSFLCISLGSDQFNVLGEQLMYNEITVYAKNIPESLGARYPMLTDAINQKRVKSPPYNRKAVLRSLGSTNFTSFAKGSKWQKDLYADFVAPQLQTDLYVQSWLNGRGKLPSTCSRRKIYNVKSLIFDAANIDFTSSRDHSKWAITVTNRTTTHWVCVADINRADTQYSRGGGAVCLKQPSLWIDYRNAINDVEPCHSRGQNNTGNEKRASSAKHLVADAWKNKPVAA; from the exons atgtTG TCGACCACGTCGCGTGTCCTACGCCACACGATCGCTTGGCTGCTCGTGTGTAACGCTGTAAACGGCAATGTCCAAAATCGGTTGCAATGCAAAGACGAGAATAACGCACCGGTTGACTG GTACGTGCTGTATAAATTACCGAAAACCTCGACGAGCAGCAATCCCTTGATCAGAGATGGCTACGCGTATCTGTACGCAACGAATGCAACCATTGGGACCGGTTGGCATTTGTCCACAAGGTCCATTGCTGCGAACAATTCTATCCCTGGAATAACGTTAGCGCCTCTCTACGACCAA AAAAATGAAGACAAAAGCATGTGGACCTTATACAACGACAGTCCGCCGGACACGCCGGCCGTCTTCAAGTATGGCCACACGAAGGGCGTGGTGATGGTGAACAGCGAGCAAGGTTTCTGGTTGATCCACAGCGTCCCGAATTTCCCAGCAGTCCCGGAGGGCGGCGAGGTGACGCGTCCCTCGAAGAGAGTGAACGTAACGATTCAAGGTAAATACAATTACCCGGAAAGTGGGACATTCTACGGGCAGAGCTTTCTGTGCATCTCGCTGGGCAGCGATCAGTTCAACGTTCTCGGCGAGCAGCTGATGTACAACGAGATAACGGTGTACGCGAAGAACATCCCGGAGTCGCTCGGCGCACGGTACCCGATGCTGACGGACGCGATCAATCAGAAGCGCGTCAAGTCGCCCCCGTACAACCGTAAAGCCGTCCTGAGATCCCTAGGGTCCACCAATTTCACTTCGTTCGCGAAAGGGAGCAAATGGCAGAAAG ATCTGTATGCTGACTTCGTCGCGCCGCAACTGCAAACCGACCTGTACGTGCAGTCCTGGCTGAACGGCCGCGGCAAGCTGCCTTCCACCTGCAGCCGTAGAAA GATCTACAACGTGAAATCCTTGATATTCGACGCGGCGAACATCGATTTCACGAGCAGCCGCGATCACTCCAAGTGGGCCATAACCGTGACCAACAGAACGACCACGCACTGGGTCTGCGTCGCCGACATCAACAGAGCT GACACGCAGTATTCCCGGGGCGGGGGAGCGGTGTGCTTGAAGCAGCCGTCGTTGTGGATCGATTATCGGAATGCTATAAACGACGTAGAGCCCTGCCATTCCAG GGGACAAAACAAtaccggaaacgagaaacgGGCAAGTTCGGCGAAGCATCTGGTAGCGGATGCTTGGAAAAACAAGCCGGTCGCCGCCTAA
- the Vav gene encoding vav guanine nucleotide exchange factor isoform X2, translating into MSRIESSSDNGNGWHECAKWLTRCGALRADHKANWPEATAVDLAYTLRDGVLLCNLLSTVYPESIEMKDVNQKPQLAQFLCLRNIKLFLAACSAFYGLSNSDLFEPSMLFDLSNFHRVLCTLSVLSNCPRLRQKNIPGFFIGHGRSQEDIYKDLQSAGAGPTTGVVAFTIKPKSMDLDESQVYQELLCFSSNSQHDWPSTKKDGIIPGGGKSDYVIQELVETERNYSDVLNSLLRHFARPLSSTLRPEDSARIFFGIKELAEIHAGFHSQLRKARAGVTLAQVFLDWREKFLIYGDYCANLTLAQNTLQEVCAHNELVNQEVIRCQQEANNGKFKLRDILSVPMQRILKYHLLLDKLVEETPCEWVKDRQYLGEAREVMVDIAQYINEVKRDSDTLDIIKDVQASIIDWDVPEDAQLKDFGRLLRDGELKVKAHGDQRTRVRYAFVFEQVVLICKAGRGEQYLYRETLRLDEYRLEDPTGRRTLGKDIRWTYQWMLVHKQEYTAYTLYAKTEEQKKMWIKALEDAMDNVNPAACRNTNHKFKLTTFEGALSCQYCKKFLKGRIFQGYRCEVCRFAVHKQCIAHSGRCMPVPPPPPPPPPLPCERALSMRLWFVGEMGRDTASNKLEQRKDGTYMLRVRPAGQSRQKHETNYALSIKADGAVKHIRVFKRNVDGADLYYLSESRFFKSVVELVEYYERVSLSENFERLDQRLLWPYRRVLATALFDFHAEERNQLSLQRGCTVVVLSKEGDAKGWWKGKIDDHVGFFPKDYVEEQ; encoded by the exons ATGAGTAGAATCGAAAGCAGTTCGGATAATGGGAATGGCTGGCATGAATGTGCCAAATGGCTGACTAGATGCGGAGCTTTGAGAGCGGATCATAAAGCAAACTGGCCAGAAGCAACTGCAGTTGATTTAGCCTATACTTTGAGAGATGGTGTATTGCTATGTAATCTCTTGAGTACCGTGTATCCTGAATCCATAGAGATGAAAGATGTCAATCAGAAACCACAGCTGGCACAATTCTTATGTTTAAGgaacataaaactatttttgGCAGCATGCTCAGCATTTTATGGCCTATCGAATTCCGACCTGTTTGAGCCTTCCATGTTGTTTGATCTATCAAATTTTCATCGTGTATTATGCACATTATCTGTGTTATCTAATTGTCCACGGCTAAGGCAGAAAAATATTCC cgGCTTTTTCATTGGTCACGGTAGATCGCAAGAAGACATATATAAGGACTTACAAAGTGCCGGTGCTGG CCCCACAACAGGAGTGGTAGCATTTACCATAAAGCCTAAGAGTATGGATCTAGATGAATCCCAAGTATATCAGGAATTACTTTGCTTCTCGAGTAATTCTCAACACGACTGGCCTTCCACAAAGAAG GATGGCATAATTCCTGGAGGTGGGAAAAGCGATTACGTGATTCAAGAACTCGTTGAAACTGAACGGAACTACTCGGACGTCCTTAATAGTTTGCTCAGGCATTTTGCTAGACCACTTTCATCCACGCTACGACCGGAAGATTCGGCACGGATATTTTTTGGCATTAAAGAACTCGCAGAAATCCATGCTGGTTTTCACAGTCAGCTTCGGAAGGCAAGAGCTGGCGTTACTTTAGCACAGGTTTTCCTTGATTGGCGAGAAAAGTTCCTTATATACGGTGATTATTGCGCAAATCTTACACTTGCACAAAACACATTACAAGAAGTTTGTGCCCATAATGAGTTAGTTAATCAAGAAGTTATT AGATGCCAACAAGAAGCTAATAATGGTAAATTCAAGCTGCGGGATATACTCTCCGTTCCTATgcaaagaattttgaaatatcatttattattagataaatTAGTAGAAGAAACTCCTTGCGAATGGGTAAAAGATCGACAATATCTCGGAGAAGCTAGAGAAGTTATGGTGGATATAGCTCAATATATTAATGAAGTGAAACGTGACTCGGACACGTTAGACATTATAAAAGATGTCCAGGCATCGATAATTGATTGGGATGTCCCGGAGGACGCACAATTAAAAGATTTTGGCCGATTGTTAAGAGATGGAGAACTTAAG GTGAAAGCTCACGGTGACCAACGAACAAGGGTTCGTTACGCATTTGTCTTCGAACAAGTAGTATTAATTTGTAAAGCGGGTAGAGGAGAACAATATTTATACCGTGAAACTTTACGGCTAGATGAATATAGATTGGAAGACCCTACAGGAAGACGAACCCTTGGCAAAGATATCCGATGGACTTATCAATGGATGCTTGTCCATAAACAAGAATACACAGCGTACACTTTGTACGCCAAAACAGAAGAACAGAAAAAGATGTGGATTAAAGCGTTAGAGGATGCAATGGATAATGTTAATCCTGCAGCGTGCCGTAACACTAACCACAAGTTTAAACTTACAACTTTCGAGGGCGCTCTTAGTTGTCAGTATTGCAAGAAGTTCTTGAAAGGCCGTATATTTCAG GGGTATCGGTGTGAAGTTTGCCGCTTCGCTGTACACAAACAATGTATTGCACACTCGGGTCGATGTATGCCGGTACCGCCGCCACCTCCGCCACCGCCGCCTTTGCCCTGCGAACGTGCTCTTTCAATGAGATTATGGTTCGTAGGAGAAATGGGACGGGACACAGCTTCGAATAAATTGGAACAACGCAAAGACGGCACATACATGTTGCGAGTACGGCCTGCCGGACAATCACGGCAAAAGCATGAAACTAATTACGCTCTTAGTATCAA GGCAGATGGAGCGGTGAAACATATAAGGGTATTTAAACGCAACGTTGACGGAGCTGATCTGTATTATCTCAGTGAATCTCGGTTTTTTAAAAGTGTAGTCGAGCTTGTCGAATATTACGAACGGGTATCATTATCGGAGAATTTTGAGAGATTAGATCAACGCTTGTTATGGCCGTACAGGCGTGTATTGGCAACGGCACTATTCGATTTTCATGCAGAGGAACGTAATCAATTGAGCCTACAGCGAGGTTGTACAGTCGTAGTATTGAGTAAAGAAGGCGATGCCAAAGGATGGTGGAAAGGGAAAATAGACGATCACGTAGGATTTTTTCCAAAGGATTATGTCGAAGAACAATAA
- the Vav gene encoding vav guanine nucleotide exchange factor isoform X1 produces MSRIESSSDNGNGWHECAKWLTRCGALRADHKANWPEATAVDLAYTLRDGVLLCNLLSTVYPESIEMKDVNQKPQLAQFLCLRNIKLFLAACSAFYGLSNSDLFEPSMLFDLSNFHRVLCTLSVLSNCPRLRQKNIPGFFIGHGRSQEDIYKDLQSAGAGRVGEGRRRRFRRREGDEAGGGGDNEDPVGEEDDYGAYCSHAQSEEIYQDLCSLHLPPPPSVAQDGIIPGGGKSDYVIQELVETERNYSDVLNSLLRHFARPLSSTLRPEDSARIFFGIKELAEIHAGFHSQLRKARAGVTLAQVFLDWREKFLIYGDYCANLTLAQNTLQEVCAHNELVNQEVIRCQQEANNGKFKLRDILSVPMQRILKYHLLLDKLVEETPCEWVKDRQYLGEAREVMVDIAQYINEVKRDSDTLDIIKDVQASIIDWDVPEDAQLKDFGRLLRDGELKVKAHGDQRTRVRYAFVFEQVVLICKAGRGEQYLYRETLRLDEYRLEDPTGRRTLGKDIRWTYQWMLVHKQEYTAYTLYAKTEEQKKMWIKALEDAMDNVNPAACRNTNHKFKLTTFEGALSCQYCKKFLKGRIFQGYRCEVCRFAVHKQCIAHSGRCMPVPPPPPPPPPLPCERALSMRLWFVGEMGRDTASNKLEQRKDGTYMLRVRPAGQSRQKHETNYALSIKADGAVKHIRVFKRNVDGADLYYLSESRFFKSVVELVEYYERVSLSENFERLDQRLLWPYRRVLATALFDFHAEERNQLSLQRGCTVVVLSKEGDAKGWWKGKIDDHVGFFPKDYVEEQ; encoded by the exons ATGAGTAGAATCGAAAGCAGTTCGGATAATGGGAATGGCTGGCATGAATGTGCCAAATGGCTGACTAGATGCGGAGCTTTGAGAGCGGATCATAAAGCAAACTGGCCAGAAGCAACTGCAGTTGATTTAGCCTATACTTTGAGAGATGGTGTATTGCTATGTAATCTCTTGAGTACCGTGTATCCTGAATCCATAGAGATGAAAGATGTCAATCAGAAACCACAGCTGGCACAATTCTTATGTTTAAGgaacataaaactatttttgGCAGCATGCTCAGCATTTTATGGCCTATCGAATTCCGACCTGTTTGAGCCTTCCATGTTGTTTGATCTATCAAATTTTCATCGTGTATTATGCACATTATCTGTGTTATCTAATTGTCCACGGCTAAGGCAGAAAAATATTCC cgGCTTTTTCATTGGTCACGGTAGATCGCAAGAAGACATATATAAGGACTTACAAAGTGCCGGTGCTGG CCGCGTAGGTGAAGGTCGCCGCAGAAGGTTTAGAAGACGCGAAGGAGATGAAGCAGGTGGAGGAGGGGACAATGAAGATCCAGTTGGAGAGGAGGATGATTATGGAGCATATTGCAGTCATGCTCAAAGCGAAGAGATCTACCAGGACCTTTGTAGTCTGCACTTGCCACCTCCTCCATCTGTTGCGCAG GATGGCATAATTCCTGGAGGTGGGAAAAGCGATTACGTGATTCAAGAACTCGTTGAAACTGAACGGAACTACTCGGACGTCCTTAATAGTTTGCTCAGGCATTTTGCTAGACCACTTTCATCCACGCTACGACCGGAAGATTCGGCACGGATATTTTTTGGCATTAAAGAACTCGCAGAAATCCATGCTGGTTTTCACAGTCAGCTTCGGAAGGCAAGAGCTGGCGTTACTTTAGCACAGGTTTTCCTTGATTGGCGAGAAAAGTTCCTTATATACGGTGATTATTGCGCAAATCTTACACTTGCACAAAACACATTACAAGAAGTTTGTGCCCATAATGAGTTAGTTAATCAAGAAGTTATT AGATGCCAACAAGAAGCTAATAATGGTAAATTCAAGCTGCGGGATATACTCTCCGTTCCTATgcaaagaattttgaaatatcatttattattagataaatTAGTAGAAGAAACTCCTTGCGAATGGGTAAAAGATCGACAATATCTCGGAGAAGCTAGAGAAGTTATGGTGGATATAGCTCAATATATTAATGAAGTGAAACGTGACTCGGACACGTTAGACATTATAAAAGATGTCCAGGCATCGATAATTGATTGGGATGTCCCGGAGGACGCACAATTAAAAGATTTTGGCCGATTGTTAAGAGATGGAGAACTTAAG GTGAAAGCTCACGGTGACCAACGAACAAGGGTTCGTTACGCATTTGTCTTCGAACAAGTAGTATTAATTTGTAAAGCGGGTAGAGGAGAACAATATTTATACCGTGAAACTTTACGGCTAGATGAATATAGATTGGAAGACCCTACAGGAAGACGAACCCTTGGCAAAGATATCCGATGGACTTATCAATGGATGCTTGTCCATAAACAAGAATACACAGCGTACACTTTGTACGCCAAAACAGAAGAACAGAAAAAGATGTGGATTAAAGCGTTAGAGGATGCAATGGATAATGTTAATCCTGCAGCGTGCCGTAACACTAACCACAAGTTTAAACTTACAACTTTCGAGGGCGCTCTTAGTTGTCAGTATTGCAAGAAGTTCTTGAAAGGCCGTATATTTCAG GGGTATCGGTGTGAAGTTTGCCGCTTCGCTGTACACAAACAATGTATTGCACACTCGGGTCGATGTATGCCGGTACCGCCGCCACCTCCGCCACCGCCGCCTTTGCCCTGCGAACGTGCTCTTTCAATGAGATTATGGTTCGTAGGAGAAATGGGACGGGACACAGCTTCGAATAAATTGGAACAACGCAAAGACGGCACATACATGTTGCGAGTACGGCCTGCCGGACAATCACGGCAAAAGCATGAAACTAATTACGCTCTTAGTATCAA GGCAGATGGAGCGGTGAAACATATAAGGGTATTTAAACGCAACGTTGACGGAGCTGATCTGTATTATCTCAGTGAATCTCGGTTTTTTAAAAGTGTAGTCGAGCTTGTCGAATATTACGAACGGGTATCATTATCGGAGAATTTTGAGAGATTAGATCAACGCTTGTTATGGCCGTACAGGCGTGTATTGGCAACGGCACTATTCGATTTTCATGCAGAGGAACGTAATCAATTGAGCCTACAGCGAGGTTGTACAGTCGTAGTATTGAGTAAAGAAGGCGATGCCAAAGGATGGTGGAAAGGGAAAATAGACGATCACGTAGGATTTTTTCCAAAGGATTATGTCGAAGAACAATAA
- the LOC116432105 gene encoding torsin-1A isoform X1 → MNFAGHLLIYILINFLIICIKCEVSLRGSISFLYDKISDSIAYVPCRFMECCTDEYVSPDIDKLEDLLTTNLYGQDIAHHVIISALRGHLSRFDPPKALVMSFHGPPGTGKTYVTQMIAKSFYMKGDKSRFYHFFNGRNDFPLQQDVELYKAELRKTIIDSLTKCERSLFVFDEVDKMPEGLLNVLVPFLDYNAQFKLWRLSGSLLNTKKAVYIFLSNTGSSRIIQRLLNLWEEGRHRSKAKLHDFENLISVGAFNEKGGLHHSDTIDTNLIDHYVPFLPLEETHIKQCLVKAFTVRNVSPSEDMIQAALSYTIFGPPPHNLYATAGCKRLEQKVATIIYNERKKTIKSEL, encoded by the exons ATGAATTTTGCCGGTcacttacttatttatattcttatcaattttttaataatttgcatAAAATGTGAGGTTTCTTTGAGGGGTAGcatatcgtttttatatgacAAGATTAGTGATTCCATAGCTTATGTACCATGTAGATTTATGGAATGTTGTACTGATGAATATGTTTCTCCTGATATTGACA aatTAGAAGATCTTCTCACTACAAATCTTTATGGGCAAGACATTGCTCACCATGTGATAATAAGTGCTTTACGTGGACATTTAAGCCGATTTGATCCTCCAAAAGCTTTGGTTATGAGCTTTCACGGTCCCCCAGGAACTGGTAAAACATACGTGACACAGATGATtgcaaaatcattttatatgaaaGGTGATAAAAGTCGGTTTTACCATTTTTTCAATGGTCGTAATGATTTTCCTTTGCAACAAGATGTAGAACTCTATAAG GCAGAATTACGCAAAACTATTATAGATAGCTTAACAAAATGTGAGAGGTCATTATTCGTATTTGATGAAGTGGATAAGATGCCAGAAGGTCTATTAAATGTTCTTGTACCATTCTTGGATTATAATGCACAGTTTAAATTGTGGAGATTATCTGGTTCTTTGTTGAATACTAAGAAagcagtttatatatttttatccaaCACTGGCAGTTCAAGAATTATACAACGTTTATTAAATCTTTGGGAAGAAGGAAGACATAGAAGCAAGGCTAAGCTTCATGATTTTGAGAATTTAATAAGTGTTGGGGCATTTAATGAAAAAGGTGGTCTTCATCACAGTGACACAATTGACACTAACCTCATAGACCATTATGTTCCTTTTTTGCCACTAGAAGAAACacatataaaacaatgcttAGTCAAAGCTTTCACAGTTAGAAACGTTTCACCAAGTGAGGATATGATACAGGCAGCATTATCTTATACAATTTTTGGACCTCCTCCTCATAATCTTTATGCAACAGCTGGTTGTAAAAGATTAGAGCAAAAAGTGGctactattatatataatgagaggaaaaaaactataaaaagtgaattatag
- the LOC116432105 gene encoding torsin-1A isoform X2, translating into MYHVDLWNVVLMNMFLLILTVKLEDLLTTNLYGQDIAHHVIISALRGHLSRFDPPKALVMSFHGPPGTGKTYVTQMIAKSFYMKGDKSRFYHFFNGRNDFPLQQDVELYKAELRKTIIDSLTKCERSLFVFDEVDKMPEGLLNVLVPFLDYNAQFKLWRLSGSLLNTKKAVYIFLSNTGSSRIIQRLLNLWEEGRHRSKAKLHDFENLISVGAFNEKGGLHHSDTIDTNLIDHYVPFLPLEETHIKQCLVKAFTVRNVSPSEDMIQAALSYTIFGPPPHNLYATAGCKRLEQKVATIIYNERKKTIKSEL; encoded by the exons ATGTACCATGTAGATTTATGGAATGTTGTACTGATGAATATGTTTCTCCTGATATTGACAGTGA aatTAGAAGATCTTCTCACTACAAATCTTTATGGGCAAGACATTGCTCACCATGTGATAATAAGTGCTTTACGTGGACATTTAAGCCGATTTGATCCTCCAAAAGCTTTGGTTATGAGCTTTCACGGTCCCCCAGGAACTGGTAAAACATACGTGACACAGATGATtgcaaaatcattttatatgaaaGGTGATAAAAGTCGGTTTTACCATTTTTTCAATGGTCGTAATGATTTTCCTTTGCAACAAGATGTAGAACTCTATAAG GCAGAATTACGCAAAACTATTATAGATAGCTTAACAAAATGTGAGAGGTCATTATTCGTATTTGATGAAGTGGATAAGATGCCAGAAGGTCTATTAAATGTTCTTGTACCATTCTTGGATTATAATGCACAGTTTAAATTGTGGAGATTATCTGGTTCTTTGTTGAATACTAAGAAagcagtttatatatttttatccaaCACTGGCAGTTCAAGAATTATACAACGTTTATTAAATCTTTGGGAAGAAGGAAGACATAGAAGCAAGGCTAAGCTTCATGATTTTGAGAATTTAATAAGTGTTGGGGCATTTAATGAAAAAGGTGGTCTTCATCACAGTGACACAATTGACACTAACCTCATAGACCATTATGTTCCTTTTTTGCCACTAGAAGAAACacatataaaacaatgcttAGTCAAAGCTTTCACAGTTAGAAACGTTTCACCAAGTGAGGATATGATACAGGCAGCATTATCTTATACAATTTTTGGACCTCCTCCTCATAATCTTTATGCAACAGCTGGTTGTAAAAGATTAGAGCAAAAAGTGGctactattatatataatgagaggaaaaaaactataaaaagtgaattatag
- the Cyt-b5 gene encoding cytochrome b5 isoform X1, giving the protein MATESTKSDTAPIKLYSREEVAKHTDTSDLWVIINRKVYNLSAFLSEHPGGEEIIIEQAGQDATEPFEDIGHSSDARQMMEPYKIGELEDADVTEENVMLHEDNSSSCSGSWRSWLIPIALGALATLVYRYFIKAH; this is encoded by the exons atgGCGACCGAGAGCACTAAGTCCGATACTGCTCCTATTAAATTATACAGTCGAGAAGAAGTAGCTAAACACACTGATACCAGCGATCTGTGGGTTATCATTAATCGTAAAGTTTACAATTTGTCTGCGTTTCTTAGTGAG CATCCGGGCGgagaagaaattattattgaacaGGCTGGTCAAGATGCAACAGAACCTTTCGAGGATATTGGCCACTCTAGTGATGCCAGACAGATGatggaaccatataaaattgGAGAACTCGAAGAT GCTGACGTAACAGAGGAAAATGTCATGCTTCACGAGGACAATTCCAG CAGTTGCAGTGGTTCTTGGAGGTCGTGGCTGATTCCTATCGCACTCGGGGCTTTGGCAACTCTCGTCTACCGCTACTTTATCAAAGCACACTGA
- the Cyt-b5 gene encoding cytochrome b5 isoform X3 gives MATESTKSDTAPIKLYSREEVAKHTDTSDLWVIINRKVYNLSAFLSEHPGGEEIIIEQAGQDATEPFEDIGHSSDARQMMEPYKIGELEDADVTEENVMLHEDNSSRCCNVF, from the exons atgGCGACCGAGAGCACTAAGTCCGATACTGCTCCTATTAAATTATACAGTCGAGAAGAAGTAGCTAAACACACTGATACCAGCGATCTGTGGGTTATCATTAATCGTAAAGTTTACAATTTGTCTGCGTTTCTTAGTGAG CATCCGGGCGgagaagaaattattattgaacaGGCTGGTCAAGATGCAACAGAACCTTTCGAGGATATTGGCCACTCTAGTGATGCCAGACAGATGatggaaccatataaaattgGAGAACTCGAAGAT GCTGACGTAACAGAGGAAAATGTCATGCTTCACGAGGACAATTCCAG TCGATGCTGCAACGTGTTCTGA
- the Cyt-b5 gene encoding cytochrome b5 isoform X2, giving the protein MATESTKSDTAPIKLYSREEVAKHTDTSDLWVIINRKVYNLSAFLSEHPGGEEIIIEQAGQDATEPFEDIGHSSDARQMMEPYKIGELEDADVTEENVMLHEDNSSCSGSWRSWLIPIALGALATLVYRYFIKAH; this is encoded by the exons atgGCGACCGAGAGCACTAAGTCCGATACTGCTCCTATTAAATTATACAGTCGAGAAGAAGTAGCTAAACACACTGATACCAGCGATCTGTGGGTTATCATTAATCGTAAAGTTTACAATTTGTCTGCGTTTCTTAGTGAG CATCCGGGCGgagaagaaattattattgaacaGGCTGGTCAAGATGCAACAGAACCTTTCGAGGATATTGGCCACTCTAGTGATGCCAGACAGATGatggaaccatataaaattgGAGAACTCGAAGAT GCTGACGTAACAGAGGAAAATGTCATGCTTCACGAGGACAATTCCAG TTGCAGTGGTTCTTGGAGGTCGTGGCTGATTCCTATCGCACTCGGGGCTTTGGCAACTCTCGTCTACCGCTACTTTATCAAAGCACACTGA